The sequence below is a genomic window from Cryobacterium arcticum.
ACCAGCTCGGCCGGCTCACGGCGGTGACCGAGATTCCCGACGGCGCCCGCGTGATCGTGGCCACCAAGGCCTATGCCCTCCCCGGTATCGTCGACGCCCTCCGGCGAGCGCAGCCCGCAGAGGTCGTATCCCTGCTCAACGGTATCGAGCACATGGACGTTCTGCGGCGGGCCGCCCCCGATGCCCGTGTCGCAGGCGCCACGATCGCCGTCGAGAGCACTCGACTGAGCCCCACGGTCATCGACCACCGCAGCCCGTTCCTGCGCCTCACCGTTCCGGCCGCGGCGGAGAGCACCGGAGTCATCGCGGCCTGGAACCGTGCCGGACTCGACGTCACCGTGGGCGGAACCGAGGCGGAGGTGCTCTGGAGCAAGCTGCGATTCCTGGCTCCTATGGCACTCCTCACGTCTTACTGGCGCCTACCCATCGGCGCCGCCCGGGAACGCGACGCTGCCCTTACCACCGCGGTGCTGGCCGAGGTCGCCCAGATTGCCACCCGGGATGGTGTGCCCTCGGACCCCGCTCAGCTCGCTCGGGCGATCCACGCGCTCCCTGCGGGCATGCGGTCCTCGTTGCAGAACGACCTGGATGCCGGGGCAGAGACCGAACTCGACGCCATCGGTGGCGCCCTTCTGCGCCGCGCCCGCCATCACGATGTCCCCGCTCCGCGGGTGCAGGAACTCCTCGACGATCTGGGGTCACACGGGGCGGCTGCCTGAGTCTCTCCTGATCGTGCCCCGTGAGTCGGCCGACGATATTCATCGGGTGCTCTGAAACCTCGTTCAGAACGACGGCTCCCGGCCTCTGACCGCGTACGGCGGGTGCACAGTTGATCCGGAGGACATTCGTGAGCACATTCCTGAACACCAGCATCGTCGGTGGCCCGCTTCTTTTCACCCTGTATGGGGTGGCGGCTGCAAGCCTGATCGTGCTGGTTTCCCGTCGTCTGCCGACCCGCCTCGCGCTGATCGGCCTCGGACTGGTCATCGGCGGTGCCGCGGCAGGCTGGACGCTCAGCTGGCTGGTGAGCGACGTCTGGGACCTCTTCGGAGTGTCCCTGAGCACGACCACGCGATTCTGGGCGACCGGGTTCTTCGCCGCTCTCGCGCTGATCGGGTTCGCCCTCGTCACCTCGAGGCGATGGCGTCGCGTGGTCGCCATCGTCGCGATCCCGCTGCTGCTGCTCTCCACCGCAGCGGGCGTCAACGCCGACTTCGGGCAGTTCACCACGGTGCGCACGGCACTCGGCCTGCCCACCTACGACTCGCTCGCCGTGGCCACAGCCGGGTCGTCGAACGCGACCGGCGTGGTCGGCACCGTGACCATTCCGGCCACCAGCTCGGGGTTCGCCGCCCGGTCGGCCCTGGTCTACCTGCCCCCGGCCGCGCGCGTGGCCAACCCGCCGGCCCTCCCGGTCGTGGAAATGCTCTCGGGCCAGCCCGGCAGTCCCGCCGATGTCTTCACGGCGGGCCACCTCGCCACCATCCTCAACGGCTACGCGGCTGAGCACGGTGGGGTGGCGCCCATCGTGGTCGTGCCCGACCAACTCGGCGCCCCCGACCAGAACCCCATGTGCGTCGACTCCGCCCTCGGCAACTCGGCCTCCTACCTCACCAAGGATGTTCCCGACTGGATCCGGGCCCACCTCCACGTCGCCGCCGGCCCCGCAGGGTGGGCCATCGCCGGATTCTCCCAGGGCGGAACCTGCTCCATGCAACTGGGCGCCGCGCATCCGGAGCTCTACGGAACCATTCTCGACATCTCAGGGGAACTGGCCCCGCAGAAGGGCAGCGTCGACCAGACCATCGCCTCCGGCTTCGCCGGTGACGCCGCCGCCTACGCGGCAGCGGCTCCCGTCGCCGTGCTGGGCGCGCACGCACCCTACGAAAACCTCACGGTGATCATTGCCGTTGGCGGTG
It includes:
- a CDS encoding ketopantoate reductase family protein, translated to MSEPVIAVVGAGAVGGLIGILLHRSGTEVVAVARPETARQINSDGLTLHSPHFGDQLGRLTAVTEIPDGARVIVATKAYALPGIVDALRRAQPAEVVSLLNGIEHMDVLRRAAPDARVAGATIAVESTRLSPTVIDHRSPFLRLTVPAAAESTGVIAAWNRAGLDVTVGGTEAEVLWSKLRFLAPMALLTSYWRLPIGAARERDAALTTAVLAEVAQIATRDGVPSDPAQLARAIHALPAGMRSSLQNDLDAGAETELDAIGGALLRRARHHDVPAPRVQELLDDLGSHGAAA
- a CDS encoding alpha/beta hydrolase — protein: MSTFLNTSIVGGPLLFTLYGVAAASLIVLVSRRLPTRLALIGLGLVIGGAAAGWTLSWLVSDVWDLFGVSLSTTTRFWATGFFAALALIGFALVTSRRWRRVVAIVAIPLLLLSTAAGVNADFGQFTTVRTALGLPTYDSLAVATAGSSNATGVVGTVTIPATSSGFAARSALVYLPPAARVANPPALPVVEMLSGQPGSPADVFTAGHLATILNGYAAEHGGVAPIVVVPDQLGAPDQNPMCVDSALGNSASYLTKDVPDWIRAHLHVAAGPAGWAIAGFSQGGTCSMQLGAAHPELYGTILDISGELAPQKGSVDQTIASGFAGDAAAYAAAAPVAVLGAHAPYENLTVIIAVGGDDTRYLPWSQTVVDAAGTAGAHTHLIVSPGTAHDWHTVQYAWTQALPVLAESTGLTGLS